One genomic segment of Clavelina lepadiformis chromosome 3, kaClaLepa1.1, whole genome shotgun sequence includes these proteins:
- the LOC143450274 gene encoding uncharacterized protein LOC143450274 isoform X2, whose translation MTGENGYSNGDVKDAAKEKIMNSSAPLSILPSETKIVLSPLITKGRGPSGVVTIVSLRMCGLDELWHKCSQTVVSSVLLEYREIVDRCVKDFHGFEVSSYEDQFLIVFQKPWDALNCCLTMQSALAQTVWPNDVLACQSCVKVEEKNVHAGRTVVFNGPRVQVGVTRGKVHSEYEYSSGNTKYSGTELDLAVGIARIAKGGQILVNTTAWTEIQRSQLTPCIHNDTGRQKVDGSEKRVRLVELLPAALSERSKWFGTCCSNCGDRIRPDQGYIKALGRHWHLKHFRCCHCNNPLMDSYIVKDGMPYCLDDFFTLHARTCHGCDTIITGSYIEAMSNYWHPDCFVCQKCRRPPEGSENIYEFNALPFCLKCYHEVASTMNSARTKSQNKVMRSDDIPKHHAVVKS comes from the exons ATGACTGGTGAAAATGG TTATTCAAATGGAGATGTGAAAGATGCGGCCAAGGAAAAGATAATGAACAGCAGTGCCCCATTAAGTATCCTTCCATCAGAAACCAAG ATTGTTTTATCACCATTAATAACAAAAGGTCGAGGCCCCAGTGGTGTTGTGACCATCGTATCTCTACGCATGTGTGGTCTGGATGAATTGTGGCATAAATGCTCACAAACTGTAGTGTCCAG TGTTTTACTGGAATACCGTGAAATAGTTGATCGATGCGTAAAAGATTTTCATGGCTTTGAAGTGTCATCCTACGAAGATCAATTCCTCATCGTCTTTCAGAAGCCCTGGGATGCTCTAAACTG TTGTCTGACCATGCAGTCCGCCCTAGCACAGACAGTGTGGCCAAACGACGTCCTAGCCTGCCAGTCTTGTGTCAAAGTAGAAGAGAAAAATGTCCATGCCGGAAGGACAGTTGTATTTAACGGTCCAAGAGTCCAAGTCGGCGTTACGAG AGGAAAAGTTCACTCGGAGTACGAATACTCGAGCGGTAACACCAAGTACAGTGGAACCGAGCTTGACCTCGCCGTTGGTATTGCCCGGATTGCAAAAG GTGGACAGATTTTAGTAAATACCACAGCCTGGACAGAGATACAAAGATCTCAATTGACGCCGTGTATTCACAACGATACGGGCAGACAGAAAGTGGATGGCAGCGAAAAACGAGTCCGGCTTGTCGAA CTTCTACCAGCCGCCTTGTCCGAGAGGTCGAAATGGTTTGGAACCTGCTGTAGCAACTGCGGAGATAGAATTCGCCCAGACCAAGGCTACATTAAG GCGCTTGGTCGACACTGGCACTTGAAGCACTTCAG ATGTTGCCATTGCAATAATCCGTTAATGGACTCGTATATCGTAAAGGACGGAATGCCTTATTGCCTAG ACGACTTCTTCACTCTTCACGCGAGAACCTGTCACGGATGCGACACCATCATCACTGGTTCCTACATCGAAGCTATGTCCAACTACTGGCACCCTGATTGCTTTGTATGTCAG AAATGCAGACGACCACCTGAAGGTAGTGAGAATATATACGAGTTTAACGCTTTGCCCTTCTGTCTAAAG TGCTACCATGAAGTAGCGAGCACAATGAACAGCGCCCGCACCAAATCCCAGAACAAAGTTATGAGAAGCGATGACATCCCGAAGCACCACGCGGTGGTAAAATCGTAA
- the LOC143450274 gene encoding uncharacterized protein LOC143450274 isoform X1, producing the protein MTGENGNSYSNGDVKDAAKEKIMNSSAPLSILPSETKIVLSPLITKGRGPSGVVTIVSLRMCGLDELWHKCSQTVVSSVLLEYREIVDRCVKDFHGFEVSSYEDQFLIVFQKPWDALNCCLTMQSALAQTVWPNDVLACQSCVKVEEKNVHAGRTVVFNGPRVQVGVTRGKVHSEYEYSSGNTKYSGTELDLAVGIARIAKGGQILVNTTAWTEIQRSQLTPCIHNDTGRQKVDGSEKRVRLVELLPAALSERSKWFGTCCSNCGDRIRPDQGYIKALGRHWHLKHFRCCHCNNPLMDSYIVKDGMPYCLDDFFTLHARTCHGCDTIITGSYIEAMSNYWHPDCFVCQKCRRPPEGSENIYEFNALPFCLKCYHEVASTMNSARTKSQNKVMRSDDIPKHHAVVKS; encoded by the exons ATGACTGGTGAAAATGG AAATAGTTATTCAAATGGAGATGTGAAAGATGCGGCCAAGGAAAAGATAATGAACAGCAGTGCCCCATTAAGTATCCTTCCATCAGAAACCAAG ATTGTTTTATCACCATTAATAACAAAAGGTCGAGGCCCCAGTGGTGTTGTGACCATCGTATCTCTACGCATGTGTGGTCTGGATGAATTGTGGCATAAATGCTCACAAACTGTAGTGTCCAG TGTTTTACTGGAATACCGTGAAATAGTTGATCGATGCGTAAAAGATTTTCATGGCTTTGAAGTGTCATCCTACGAAGATCAATTCCTCATCGTCTTTCAGAAGCCCTGGGATGCTCTAAACTG TTGTCTGACCATGCAGTCCGCCCTAGCACAGACAGTGTGGCCAAACGACGTCCTAGCCTGCCAGTCTTGTGTCAAAGTAGAAGAGAAAAATGTCCATGCCGGAAGGACAGTTGTATTTAACGGTCCAAGAGTCCAAGTCGGCGTTACGAG AGGAAAAGTTCACTCGGAGTACGAATACTCGAGCGGTAACACCAAGTACAGTGGAACCGAGCTTGACCTCGCCGTTGGTATTGCCCGGATTGCAAAAG GTGGACAGATTTTAGTAAATACCACAGCCTGGACAGAGATACAAAGATCTCAATTGACGCCGTGTATTCACAACGATACGGGCAGACAGAAAGTGGATGGCAGCGAAAAACGAGTCCGGCTTGTCGAA CTTCTACCAGCCGCCTTGTCCGAGAGGTCGAAATGGTTTGGAACCTGCTGTAGCAACTGCGGAGATAGAATTCGCCCAGACCAAGGCTACATTAAG GCGCTTGGTCGACACTGGCACTTGAAGCACTTCAG ATGTTGCCATTGCAATAATCCGTTAATGGACTCGTATATCGTAAAGGACGGAATGCCTTATTGCCTAG ACGACTTCTTCACTCTTCACGCGAGAACCTGTCACGGATGCGACACCATCATCACTGGTTCCTACATCGAAGCTATGTCCAACTACTGGCACCCTGATTGCTTTGTATGTCAG AAATGCAGACGACCACCTGAAGGTAGTGAGAATATATACGAGTTTAACGCTTTGCCCTTCTGTCTAAAG TGCTACCATGAAGTAGCGAGCACAATGAACAGCGCCCGCACCAAATCCCAGAACAAAGTTATGAGAAGCGATGACATCCCGAAGCACCACGCGGTGGTAAAATCGTAA
- the LOC143450274 gene encoding uncharacterized protein LOC143450274 isoform X3: MNSSAPLSILPSETKIVLSPLITKGRGPSGVVTIVSLRMCGLDELWHKCSQTVVSSVLLEYREIVDRCVKDFHGFEVSSYEDQFLIVFQKPWDALNCCLTMQSALAQTVWPNDVLACQSCVKVEEKNVHAGRTVVFNGPRVQVGVTRGKVHSEYEYSSGNTKYSGTELDLAVGIARIAKGGQILVNTTAWTEIQRSQLTPCIHNDTGRQKVDGSEKRVRLVELLPAALSERSKWFGTCCSNCGDRIRPDQGYIKALGRHWHLKHFRCCHCNNPLMDSYIVKDGMPYCLDDFFTLHARTCHGCDTIITGSYIEAMSNYWHPDCFVCQKCRRPPEGSENIYEFNALPFCLKCYHEVASTMNSARTKSQNKVMRSDDIPKHHAVVKS, encoded by the exons ATGAACAGCAGTGCCCCATTAAGTATCCTTCCATCAGAAACCAAG ATTGTTTTATCACCATTAATAACAAAAGGTCGAGGCCCCAGTGGTGTTGTGACCATCGTATCTCTACGCATGTGTGGTCTGGATGAATTGTGGCATAAATGCTCACAAACTGTAGTGTCCAG TGTTTTACTGGAATACCGTGAAATAGTTGATCGATGCGTAAAAGATTTTCATGGCTTTGAAGTGTCATCCTACGAAGATCAATTCCTCATCGTCTTTCAGAAGCCCTGGGATGCTCTAAACTG TTGTCTGACCATGCAGTCCGCCCTAGCACAGACAGTGTGGCCAAACGACGTCCTAGCCTGCCAGTCTTGTGTCAAAGTAGAAGAGAAAAATGTCCATGCCGGAAGGACAGTTGTATTTAACGGTCCAAGAGTCCAAGTCGGCGTTACGAG AGGAAAAGTTCACTCGGAGTACGAATACTCGAGCGGTAACACCAAGTACAGTGGAACCGAGCTTGACCTCGCCGTTGGTATTGCCCGGATTGCAAAAG GTGGACAGATTTTAGTAAATACCACAGCCTGGACAGAGATACAAAGATCTCAATTGACGCCGTGTATTCACAACGATACGGGCAGACAGAAAGTGGATGGCAGCGAAAAACGAGTCCGGCTTGTCGAA CTTCTACCAGCCGCCTTGTCCGAGAGGTCGAAATGGTTTGGAACCTGCTGTAGCAACTGCGGAGATAGAATTCGCCCAGACCAAGGCTACATTAAG GCGCTTGGTCGACACTGGCACTTGAAGCACTTCAG ATGTTGCCATTGCAATAATCCGTTAATGGACTCGTATATCGTAAAGGACGGAATGCCTTATTGCCTAG ACGACTTCTTCACTCTTCACGCGAGAACCTGTCACGGATGCGACACCATCATCACTGGTTCCTACATCGAAGCTATGTCCAACTACTGGCACCCTGATTGCTTTGTATGTCAG AAATGCAGACGACCACCTGAAGGTAGTGAGAATATATACGAGTTTAACGCTTTGCCCTTCTGTCTAAAG TGCTACCATGAAGTAGCGAGCACAATGAACAGCGCCCGCACCAAATCCCAGAACAAAGTTATGAGAAGCGATGACATCCCGAAGCACCACGCGGTGGTAAAATCGTAA
- the LOC143449964 gene encoding collagen alpha-1(XII) chain-like: MLFRKFLFFISLFEYSLIAYAQDMCRQRPIDVVFLLDGSRSVRSKNFQVIKDYVKNFTNIFQNIGPSDAQVGIVQFGSVVREEIRLDEHMDRLNLFGAIDNIDYMETGTMTGEALKYLVTQALSASHGARIDNPLVHKVAVIITDGKSQDYHRGTVTKWQRKAKEAGVELYAIGIGRKTKDAELLEIASEPKIKHKFHTRNFEGIQQVQLSLDHLELCDDNECEDDDKNDCEQICVNTEGSYTCECRDGFTLQEDGRSCISNDPCILAPCSHRCFDLGEGRYECRCPSDMILDESQINCQDIPPPVLDNLRFGNITHTGVRVFWVVETLNVDLIENYSLVYVRSDGKGEPVSTKVFGGRNTNVLLLNLEPETKYDVSVTAFTANDKSDSLEGSFTTLSLGETLLTLDNPTLSSLTASWTAAGGHGLTGYEVTYQEVLEDEGGVEPPTTAMTRRCGPNTHEMVLTGLKPSTRYFVRVVPLYGNLSGETGTGQKETAQIETPEVTVLKTTLSRIAVSWNPVNHEADTWEVEIFTPSTGEMRTVQVQGDELQTVFENLQPNTQYDLAVTGNISLDGHYYATPKGKASGRTRSLAQPQVEVTSATESSITVKWTELDLKADSWLVKIYPKGGKKFFKLLEVSGNKTEIESHGLKPSTMYKVEVVGRVTEDGHTFKSPAGDARGRTRTLPEPPVQITDTGYTSLSAQWEGMSMKVDMWMVKLYQDGQPEPVQSYELDGYETSMDFAELKQGLRYSVEVVGRINADDISFDSPPGNAAGTTNILSPPDVECTGTSVTTATVQWSNIDANVNSWTVTVYSDSQRDYTQIHEVASEQRDIVLRQLNPSAAYRVEVIANVIDDNTTCTSPPGETDFMTDSLGKPSVNITSTGIGRLTVQWGDINVEVDSWTVTIVDDENPDANQTKTVAGNEHSTEFVEVEPGKRYLVEVIGHINVEGVDITSTPGFNEGGFDSPPGTATVLTTSLIAPDLECTRINVTTAVVEWSPINVEVTSWTVRIFLEGDDEPVQELTNDHPEVTLTGLQPGTTYRVEVIGNVVDADVIHNSPPGDISFTTRVLTKPSVEIIDTGLGRLTTAWDHKNVKFDTWTISLYLGESTEALQTTNVEGDKFTKEFTGLTPGTRYKVEVVGHMIVGDDDLTAPFGDATGVTNSLSAPEVHCDNESTSTTASCQWTNINATVSSWSVVVYPERGEEYFKTYTVDGSQRFVSLDKLLPSTSYIVEVVGNVFEGYPVFKSPKGEGTFVTSPLPPRNVRVLSRGLTDLIVGFDPSLSLVDNYDGQCISADGVISKGAFTSDLVMQCSGLIPATEYNISVVSIYRKRQSETISTINTTLIPPPSGLTLLDATTHTLLAEWQSSEYGQVDYYVVACNSSYGDDTTWIVNGNETAKLLTGLQPGTEYTVKIKSLIGEERSHHDVAGESTLPDIVELRVDNIGYRTVNLSWNLSLVPHVVAYILTFSKSGQDRENEIVLTPTTTTYIVTGLTTATEYRFSLYVRYSHSTSSPYVITATTLGLSPLGPLTFSDVTESSFDVHWVPPESELQPDSYVVTYSCQGMTTITIEGLEDSHTVIQELNPNTTCNVSVSARYFKSSDDEIAGDWVTSDSITGTGKTEEYEPEPPTCSCENYLQTQSRMQVIMVDMLQKIEVLTSKIDQLTSSNVRLQRSSRKARRRSSGRGDHVRRRQ; encoded by the exons ATGTTATTCcgaaaatttctgtttttcatCAGCCTGTTTGAATATTCATTGATTGCATACGCTCAAG ATATGTGTCGGCAGCGGCCAATAGATGTCGTGTTTTTGTTGGATGGTTCCCGGAGTGTTAGAAGCAagaattttcaagtaattaaaGATTATGTGAAAAACTTTACCAACATCTTCCAAAATATCGGTCCGAGTGACGCACAAGTTGGCATA GTTCAGTTTGGGAGCGTAGTCCGTGAAGAAATCCGTCTCGATGAGCATATGGACAGACTAAATCTGTTTGGTGCAATAGATAACATTGATTACATGGAAACGG GTACTATGACTGGTGAAGCTTTAAAATATCTTGTGACACAAGCTCTATCTGCTTCACACGGCGCGCGCATCGATAATCCTCTTGTCCACAAGGTGGCCGTGATAATCACGGATGGGAAGTCACAAGATTACCACCGCGGCACAGTGACCAAGTGGCAAAGAAAAGCAAAG GAAGCTGGAGTAGAATTGTATGCGATTGGCATCGGTAGAAAAACAAAGGACGCAGAACTTCTCGAAATCGCGTCCGAACCAAAAATAAAGCATAAATTCCACACGAGGAACTTTGAAGGAATACAACAAGTCCAGCTTTCTCTGGACCACTTGGAACTTTGCG ATGATAACGAGTGTGAAGATGACGACAAAAATGATTGCGAGCAGATTTGCGTCAACACAGAAGGCTCTTACACTTGCGAATGTCGCGATGGCTTCACTCTTCAGGAGGATGGGAGAAGTTGCATCA GCAACGATCCGTGCATCTTAGCTCCGTGCTCACATCGGTGTTTCGATCTTGGAGAAGGGAGGTACGAATGCAGATGTCCTTCTGACATGATCCTGGATGAAAGTCAAATTAACTGCCAAG ACATCCCACCGCCAGTACTGGACAACTTACGCTTCGGCAACATCACACACACGGGAGTTAGAGTGTTTTGGGTTGTTGAGACCCTTAACGTCGATCTAATTGAGAATTATTCACTCGTCTACGTCAGATCCGACGGAAAAGGAGAACCGGTTTCCACTAAAGTTTTCG GGGGGCGAAACACAAACGtgcttttgttaaatttgGAGCCTGAAACAAAGTATGACGTTTCAGTAACTGCATTCACCGCAAATGACAAGTCCGATTCACTCGAGGGAAGCTTCACCACAT TATCGTTAGGAGAAACTCTTCTTACTCTTGATAACCCCACTCTGAGCAGCCTGACCGCTAGCTGGACAGCGGCAGGTGGCCACGGCCTGACCGGATATGAAGTCACCTACCAGGAAGTCCTGGAAGACGAAGGTGGTGTCGAGCCTCCAACCACA GCGATGACAAGACGTTGTGGCCCTAATACACACGAAATGGtgctaacaggtctcaaaccTTCCACCAGGTATTTTGTGAGAGTTGTGCCCTTATATGGAAATCTTTCCGGCGAAACAGGGACTggacaaaaagaaacag CTCAAATCGAAACGCCTGAAGTCACCGTTCTCAAAACAACTTTGAGTCGCATCGCTGTAAGCTGGAATCCGGTAAACCACGAAGCTGATACTTGGGAAGTTGAAATCTTTACGCCATCTACCGGAGAAATGAGG ACAGTTCAAGTGCAAGGCGACGAGCTCCAGACCgtgtttgaaaacttgcaaCCGAACACGCAATACGATCTAGCAGTCACCGGTAATATAAGTTTGGACGGTCACTACTATGCAACTCCGAAAGGAAAAGCATCTGGAAGAACAA GATCTCTTGCTCAACCACAAGTGGAAGTCACCTCAGCCACCGAGTCTAGTATCACAGTCAAGTGGACGGAACTAGATTTAAAAGCAGACTCTTGGCTGGTTAAAATTTATCCAAAAGGCGGAAAGAAGTTTTTTAAA TTGCTTGAAGTAAGTGGCAATAAGACTGAAATCGAGAGCCACGGCTTGAAACCTTCAACCATGTACAAAGTCGAGGTAGTTGGTCGCGTTACTGAAGATGGACACACGTTTAAGAGTCCGGCCGGAGACGCAAGAGGAAGGACAA GGACGCTTCCGGAGCCGCCGGTACAAATTACCGATACCGGTTACACGAGCCTGTCAGCACAATGGGAAGGGATGAGTATGAAGGTTGATATGTGGATGGTCAAGCTCTACCAAGACGGGCAACCCGAACCAGTTCAA AGCTATGAACTCGATGGATATGAAACATCAATGGACTTTGCTGAACTTAAACAAGGGCTACGCTACAGCGTTGAAGTGGTGGGTCGTATCAATGCAGACGATATTAGTTTCGATAGCCCTCCCGGAAACGCAGCTGGAACAACCA ACATCCTTTCTCCTCCAGACGTAGAGTGCACGGGAACCAGTGTAACAACGGCCACTGTTCAATGGTCAAATATCGACGCAAATGTGAACAGTTGGACTGTTACAGTGTATTCTGATTCACAAAGAGACTATACACAG ATTCATGAGGTAGCAAGCGAACAACGAGACATCGTACTAAGACAACTAAATCCTTCTGCAGCATACAGAGTAGAAGTTATTGCTAACGTGATCGACGATAATACAACATGCACAAGCCCGCCTGGTGAAACGGATTTTATGACCG ATTCCCTGGGTAAGCCATCAGTTAATATTACAAGCACAGGCATAGGACGCTTGACAGTGCAATGGGGTGATATTAACGTTGAAGTTGATTCATGGACAGTCACTATAGTTGATGACGAAAATCCTGATGCTAACCAG ACAAAAACTGTGGCTGGAAACGAACACAGCACTGAATTTGTCGAGGTGGAACCCGGAAAACGATACCTGGTTGAAGTTATCGGTCATATCAACGTTGAAGGTGTCGACATTACGAGTACGCCGGGTTTTAATGAAGGAGGTTTCGATAGTCCGCCCGGAACAGCAACTGTTCTCACAA cATCACTCATTGCTCCTGATTTGGAATGTACCCGAATCAACGTGACTACTGCTGTCGTCGAATGGTCACCCATCAATGTTGAAGTCACTTCTTGGACAGTGAGAATATTTCTTGAGGGAGATGACGAACCGGTTCAG GAGTTAACCAATGATCACCCTGAAGTAACTCTGACTGGCTTACAACCAGGAACAACATACAGAGTGGAAGTGATTGGAAATGTTGTAGACGCGGACGTTATCCATAACAGCCCGCCCGGTGATATAAGTTTTACAACGC GAGTTCTTACCAAACCATCGGTTGAGATCATCGACACTGGTTTGGGTCGATTAACCACAGCATGGGACCATAAAAACGTTAAGTTTGACACTTGGACTATTTCACTCTATCTGGGTGAAAGTACCGAAGCATTGCAG ACAACAAACGTAGAAGGTGACAAGTTTACAAAAGAATTTACTGGGTTAACACCAGGAACCAGATATAAAGTTGAAGTTGTGGGTCACATGATTGTAGGAGATGATGACTTGACGGCTCCATTTGGAGACGCAACAGGAGTGACAA ACTCTCTATCAGCTCCCGAAGTCCATTGCGACAACGAATCCACATCCACTACCGCATCCTGCCAATGGACAAATATAAACGCAACTGTCAGTTCTTGGTCCGTAGTAGTGTATCCTGAGAGAGGAGAGGAATATTTTAAG ACCTACACTGTGGACGGAAGTCAACGATTTGTTTCTCTGGATAAACTATTGCCTTCAACTTCTTACATTGTGGAAGTTGTcggaaatgtttttgaaggtTATCCAGTATTCAAAAGCCCCAAAGGAGAGGGCACTTTTGTGACAA GCCCATTACCTCCTCGAAACGTCAGAGTTCTAAGCAGAGGGCTAACCGATCTTATTGTTGGATTCGATCCATCTCTGTCATTGGTCGACAACTATGACGGCCAATGCATTTCCGCGGATGGTGTTATCTCAAAAGGCGCG TTTACATCGGATCTGGTTATGCAGTGCAGCGGTCTAATTCCAGCAACTGAATACAACATATCCGTGGTGTCCATCTATAG AAAGCGCCAGAGCGAAACAATATCAACAATCAACACAACTTTGATACCTCCACCTAGTGGACTAACCCTCTTAGAT GCAACCACACATACTTTACTGGCCGAGTGGCAGTCATCTGAATATGGCCAAGTTGATTATTACGTCGTTGCTTGCAACTCTAGTTACGGCGACGACACTACATGGATTGTTAATGGAAACGAAACCGC AAAACTGCTTACTGGTCTTCAGCCTGGAACGGAATATACTGTTAAAATCAAATCACTTATTGGAGAAGAAAGAAGTCATCATGACGTCGCTGGAGAAAGCACGTTACCTGATATCGTCGAGTTAAGA GTGGATAATATTGGATACCGAACGGTCAACCTATCCTGGAATTTATCACTAGTTCCTCACGTGGTGGCGTACATACTTACCTTTTCCAAATCAGGCCAAGACCGAGAAAATGAAATTGTACTGACTCCGACTACCACCACATACATTGTAAC GGGCCTTACAACGGCTACAGAATACCGGTTTTCACTCTACGTCAGATATAGTCATTCAACGTCCAGCCCTTATGTTATAACAGCCACCACTCTCGGACTATCACCACTGGGACCTCTGACCTTTTCAGACGTCACTGAATCCAGTTTTGACGTCCACTGGGTTCCGCCAGAGAGCGAGCTTCAACCCGACAGCTACGTTGTAACGTACTCCTGTCAAGGCATGACGACAATCACAATAGAGGGTCTCGAAGATTCACATACTGT gaTCCAGGAATTAAATCCAAATACTACTTGCAACGTTTCAGTATCGGCACGATACTTCAAGTCCTCTGATGACGAAATTGCTGGCGATTGGGTGACAAGCGACTCCATTACTGGAACA GGTAAAACTGAAGAATATGAACCGGAACCTCCTACGTGCTCCTGCGAGAACTATCTTCAGACACAATCTCGCATGCAAGTTATAATGGTGGATATGTTGCAGAAGATCGAAGTTCTAACATCCAA AATCGACCAATTGACCAGTTCAAACGTACGCCTTCAACGTTCAAGCCGCAAAGCTCGCAGAAGATCGTCAGGACGTGGTGATCACGTGCGCCGAAGGCAGTGA